The Macadamia integrifolia cultivar HAES 741 chromosome 4, SCU_Mint_v3, whole genome shotgun sequence genome contains the following window.
tatttataattttgtttcataattttgtatttatattatatgttaatatgttatgatgattgatgattgatgaagatgaacttagtttattcactttattgatttgttttcttgatgaatatcttatattggtatgaatatgaacctttaatatttatttaacatatgagtaataggattcaaataggatttgagccaaatggattggttttataaaaaaattacacaggaacgctttagttgataaggcgacgctttatgcccgccttattgctaaggcgctccaaaagaccctcaaacgcctccgtcgccttatcGCCTTAAAAATTATGCTTGCTAATTTTATGGTTCTTCATTCCTAATGCATGTTTCAACTGTTTTACTGATGTTGTGCGTTTTAGGGCTAAATTATGTATAGAATAGATTATGTAATAGGCTACGCTATACACTAGAAACATTCGGTCCGAAGCCAAACTACCACTTTGgggtttcttttttcctttcgaatataatgattcaaacaagtcTACAACATAAGGCAGTCCATGAATTTTTCATGCAAAAAATCAACTATTTAGGGCACGAGAAGGGAAATCCAGTCAATTTCAGTGAAACAGACCAAATCCACCCCCATGTCGCTGAAATATTGCTGTTTAAACCAGGGGAGAAATGAGGTACCCTGCTGAATTAAAAGCCTTGGTTAAAACATTTCCATATTGTAAGAACATTGACATTACAAATGAAACAGAACTTGGAGAAATGTAAAGTCTAGACTTCATTATTTCCCAAAAGCTAATCCCAGTTGGTTCAACCCATCCCACCTTTGATGTCTTTGTCCACCAAACCACAAACCCAGAAATAGGCATGTATTGGACACTGATCATAATACTCTAAGCAACAAATATGAACATAACTTACAAAGATCAATGGAATTCTCAAATCGGACAGCATTAAACATCTTTCATCATGATTAAGAAAGGATTTATCCTCCGCACTTTGCAATGAAGTAGAGTGTAGTTTTTCTTTGCTCAAATAGAGAACTGCACACTCAAACAATATCCATGCCATAAGCACAAGACCCAGTGCAGCATAGAAAACAGCTTCGTATCTGCAAAACATGTTGATAGAATAAAAAGCACCATTATATGTACATAATTTCCATTGTATCTGCATAACAGCTCAGATAATAATATATGGCAGCTTGAAAAGAATGATTACCCAATTGATAGAAGTAGAAAAGAAGGTgcaaaaccaagaaagatagaAGTAAGTCGGTCCACAAGGCCAGTTGACGAGAAAAGagggagaaccaaagaaaaacctgcaagaagaaaacaaatgcaGTGAAAAAAGAAGCATAACTCTTTTGTGGAAGTATAATGGATTAGCAGTTACAAATGCTTCAAATCACTGAAAATATTGAACAGGAAAAGTGAGAAAGAAGTGTTGCAAAGACACAGCTTTCACTTCTTATAATAGTCATTTACATGAAAAATATATGTGAAGAACATATTACAAAGTTTTGTTTTCTTAGTCACCAAAACATGGTCAAATGCTGGAAATCCTTTACGCTATTTGTGATCCTTCTGGACATAAGAACTTTTAACAAGCTACGTAAAATTTTTGTATCACCCTCAAACATAGACAAGTTTAACCAACTAGAGAGAATAACATGACAGAAAAACTCACCACATACAAGATTGACTCGGAGCACCACCAAAACATTACTATagtaataataaagaaaaatgaactgTGAGTTCAACTAGAACACTAAAGGGGTAGGTATAATTACTGAAACTTCTTGCAAGTGATAAAACAAGAAATTCTTATAACATACCAGCTATGGACCAGTTTATCAACTGGTGCAGTGTATGTAGTTCTTGATTCTCAGTTCTGTGGGCAGTGGATAATGCCACCATCACCGAAGACAAAGCAACAAGGAAAGCCTAATTCAAAATGCAGAAAGTATCATGTACAGAACTGTTCAGGAAAACAAATTATAAATTTCAAACCCAAAGTCCCAAACCCCCCACGcaacccccctccccaaaaaaaaaacagaagaaggaaAGGCATTGGAAGCACCTTGGTACCTGCAAGTGAAAGACCATTGGAAACCCAACATTTTTTTTGTCACAACAAAGAATGCGTAgccaatatttatttttttgggtaccgAAATCAAACCATCTAGATGCCACCCCCATCAGGATAAACATAACTCCACTAGCAGTTCTGCAGATACAATGATTCAGTTTATGTAATTTTGTGGAAACAAATGTTACTTTTTAATCGACAGTGGAAGCAAATATTAGTTTAATTCACAATAAAAATTCAGAGCAGAATGCTAAGCAATCAAGAAACTATACATACATAGAATAAGTGCAACAAAGATGAGGAAGTTGAGATGGATCAGTGGCGAGAGTAGAAAGGAAGAATCAGAAATGAATACGCTCAAGTTAGGGGTAGCAAAAATCAGCGATATGATGAGAAGTCATGCAATTATTAAATGATCGCACTAAAGGGGCAATATGTTGCATGTTGAAAACTCTGAAATGTACAAGAACCCCAAAACACATGGACTTAGAAAAGATAGGAGTAATGGAAGAATGGCCCTGGAGAGAGCAAGATTCAAAAGGCTTTGTTGCAGTGCATTTTtttcacataaaaaataaataaatgcaaaagaaaaaaaaccagatGTTCTGATAAATAATAATGATTcacaataattacaaaatattAAAGAATGTAGGTATACACAATTGAGAGATaacaaaaatcaattaaaattaaactcGGCTTAGTGAACATACAAacacaacaaagaaaaaaaataatgattacaatGTGACCCGTTAGTTGCAGAAGCAACTTAAACAAAACTCCTTTTATCCCTAATTACTTACCAGGCCTGGCCTTTACGTTGGTTGGCTGACATTTACATGCTCAGTTATGTTATATGTGGTCGTCGAAGATCTACTACTACATCTATATATTCCCAATGACACTTTGGTTGTTTGCAAAATTCCTTACCAACGTAACATAAAGCATTGACAATATCTTTGACATCTTCATACGTTTCATGCATAGTTATCTAGGCGTCTAGAcaccttggttgccttgagTCTAGGCCCCCTCCAATGCATTGGATCCCCTAGACATACtgacaactatggttttatGTGTATAGAGGATGGAGAACTGGTAGACCATATCTATTTCATGTGTCCATTCACCAAGAAGCTATGGTTTCACTCAAGATTTTAAGCATCAGTATGTATCTTATCGTATTGGctgatatgtatcggtatcggtatcggtatcggtgggTATTGATAGGATACTTACCGATACAAtacttatttttcagaaaaaaaaaaattgtattgatCGATAGGGTTGTACAATCCGATATAGGAACAGTACAGTTCAATACAGGGACAGAGATTGATACAGGTAAGATACACTTGATACGCCTACTTTAAACCTGCAAAAAAAAGCCGTGAGTGATATACAAAATTGAGAGCAACCGAAGGCCTTGgaaacttgtttttctcttcGACATGAGTTGGAGGAAATCATCTAACATTTAAATAAAAACGACACTAAACTTCACCATTTCAACAAGTTTGGGGATTTATGACATAGTTTTCAAGGCGGCAAGGTGACCCAAGGTGGTCGAGGGGGGGAAAACCAAGCAACACCAACAATGTGCCTAGacaacaccttgacaactatgatttacAATGTTTCAAATCACAGATCGGAACAGATTTGCCCAATGTTGTTTCGGCATTAGGCTCCCTCTGCAAAAGAGGGTGATTTCTCTGGAAAACTACATTTTTGCAGGTTTATGGTGCATTTGGAAGGATCGAAATGCTCAACTCTTATGGGATCAGTTTTCTAGGGAGTTTTGGTGACATAAAGGTGAAAGTGAAGGTTGCCCATTAGACAATAGCAGTACCCCTGTTCAAAGGCGTTCCTATAACTTCGTGTTCcctaattgtggaaaatatcaTTAGGTCTAACATCCCAAGACATAGAAGACACTTCTTAGTTTTCTCCTCAAGCTAGTttggtgaaagaaaattttgacaGGTTTTCCATGGACAATCCAAGGTGATCAGGTGGGGTTGATTTTGACAGGTTTTCCATGGACGACCCAAGGCGATCGGGTGGGGCTGTCAGATCATCAACAGAATATGTTATGAGAGCATAATGAACTAGTGAGATCTAGTGGAAGATTCACTTACAACatgattaccaaaaaaaaaaaaaggacaaaccagatttgaaaagaaaataacagaatAATAGTAGAAGCGTCTGATTTTAGTGTAGAAGAGTTCTGCAAAGTGTGATCCAAATCTGATGGTCAGATTCGCACTTATGGAGTAATCCTACTTGGGGAAGGATAGCTCAACAACGGCAGAATCGATGGACAGAATGGGGGTTCAATGATCAATTAAGGAGTTGAATAACTCGTAATAGAAAGTAGGAACAGAACATCCAAATCTTGCATTCTTTCCCACGCTTCATACCCCCTTTCTTGAAGTATCACTACCACTGGCCTAGGCTATTGTGATACTTGGCCAACTTCTGGTATACTAATTTGTGGTGCAGCTGGAGTAGTGCAAGGTATTTCAACTGTTCTAGTGAAACCTCTGCCACCAGATGGTGTGTCTGCTCTCCTTGTTGCCTGAGCATGATAattttctctctgtttctcttttaTGGACTTGGCTGTTTGAACCACCTCTGCATAGTTCTGAAGGTGATGTGCAATCAGCAGTGTTCCAATACTAGCCCTCAAACTCTTCTCAAATTTCTTGGCCTTGGCTCTATCAATCTTCATGTGATCTGGTGCAAAATAATACAAAGCCTCTTAAGGTAAAGGTCCAGGCATGGTGCGGTAGGAGCATTCAGTCAGCAATCTTTTTGGCTTGACCAAAAAGTCTTTATGTCCTCCGACTCGAACGGCGTTTTAACTGAGAGACCTTCTTGCGCAATTCATGCCTTTCTGCTTTTATAACAATTAATTAATTTCCATTTCAAATTGTCTCAGAAATATGAAGATTTAACAAATCCTAATTGAAGAAAGAATCTAGAATTCAATAGGAAAGatgggattttttggatttttgagacTCAAACTAAAACAGTACAGAAATATAGGAAAACTGATCTGCAGGGATGGAATCACCAACAGTACCCAAAAAATTGAACTGAATagaatattaagaaaaaaaaacagtgaCACAAAGAGGAGATTGTTCCTAACCACCCATACATGACAAGAgcataaaacagaaaaaatgaaTGATGGTAGTGCACCATCACTTGCATCACACCTAGGAACTAACAATACATAACCTGTCCAGTAAATTTCCAATAATTTATGCTTGTACGTGAGTGAAAATTTGTTGACAATAAGAATATTGGATAGATACCATAAAACTCAGTTATCATAAGGATTTTATCAAGATCTCAACCAGAAAAAGACTAAGGAGAAGCATCAAGCAACATGACTTACACCAACTGAGTGTTATCAGGAATTTCTGCTGGCATAAGAGTGAAAATTGACAAAAACCAACAAGCAATCCATGCAAATAGAGGTATCATAGATCTCCCTGGTAAAGAGTGAAAAAGATAAACTACAGAAACCACCCCAAAAATCAGGAAACACCAAGTGTAAAGTTTCCTTTCAGTGAAGCTATGCACCTGCATGaagataaaatgaaattaaaagacATGCAaacaaccttcttttatttaatgCAGCTAGTGGCAGGATATTTGAGAAAACGATAGATGTCAATACCAGAAATTCAAGTATGGATATGGACACAGCAGAAGTGGCTAAGAGTTTTACAGTCGAACTAAATTTGCTGCCTGATAAATGTCTCCACACTGCTCTTAGAAACTGCCTTTCACTAAGTATTTTAGTCCACAAGAATACAGTCATTGCAACATACGCATGGTAAAGAGGAGGCGAATGCTCCAGAAACAGTACAATGGAAATTATACCCATCAACAGATATCCGTATAAATATACCTGCCAAAGTGCAGAGATTTTAAAGCAGTTAGTGTATAATCATAACCAACAAAATAATCAGATAGCAATGCTAAATCAGCATAAATCATTGAATGAAATGATGCAAAGAGATCTTGGAAACACAACAAACTCACTCTTGGATCTCATGAGGCAGATAAAGTAATGCAACATTAACATAAAAGGCAATCTTCATTACAAGATAGAAACATTAAAAGCTTAAATTTCTGGAATTGAAAGtcgcagaaaaaaaaaatttagaaagcATAGGTTTGCTGTAAAAATAAAGGGCTGTAACAAGTTCTTCACATGCGAAGTACATTGTACAACCTACAAGCATAgctcctaaattgaactaaaatTGATCATCTGCAACCATGTCAAATTCCATTGCTCCCCGCCACAACTCCAGATCATAAATTAGACAAAAAATAGCAGGGCAATCCAGAAATgataaaacattgttaaaaccCCAGAGtctagtaaaataatcttttgttttgatacccataaaattaatttcatttaggcgatttaACATTATTTGCGCACTTTAAAAAAGTTTGACCATAACATAACTATGTCATTAAAACTCAtgtttaagtaatcttagacttgtcgTAAATCtagttttgtgctctacctaatacaaaatgtctcatgtaaaaataaaatcatttgaccagtcaaacttattatagaacaagaacatttctctacattttgatttttgatgacttaatgtggcttgatgttgatttttgatgatttgatgtagcttaatgttgatttttgatgacttgatgtggcttaatgttgctTTTTTATGATTGTTCGTCTTAAGGAGGGTGACTTGTCACCTAAacgcttaggcagccctcccACACCTTGGTTCACCTTGACGCCATGCCAAGTATGATGTCCAGTAGAGCTATTCTAACAATCTTCCCAAATCTCACCAAGGATACTACATTTATGATCAAATTGCATGTTAATAAGATAAGAAAGGAGCAACCGAGCAAGAAGAGAAGTGCTTTCATGGTTTTTTCACTCCAAAAAATGAATCTGAagtcagaaacagaaaaaccaagCTGAAGAATTGTTCACCATCTTGTAGATCCCTGCACCCTCGCCTCTCCAGCCTATTGAATGGTAATCAACCAGTCTCGTCTCAACACCACATTCCCCTTAGAATATCCCTTAAATATTCAATGTCCTTCTAGAGAAGCTACAATCTCTGTTTTTTTAGACCGGTAAACCTATTGAACCACAAGATGAAAATAAATTCTGATCTTCAGGATGCAGATCTGGGTCCTGAAACCTGTTTTGTTCACTTATGGGCCCACTAAAACAAATTGAAATCCAAATACAAGTGAGCAGTGGCACTTTTGTAACTAAGCAGAATCTAAGGGCCTTGACAGGTGAACAAGGGAAGGACACGAAAGCGATTAGAATCTATTTGGTAggggtaaactaggaagcaaaataaaagtaaaggacaaaagagaacaaaaagagaagaagggtattttaggaagttaACAAAATAAgatattaaaacaaaagattaacAGTGTTGTCTTACTCCAACGACCCAAACAGCAAAGGCGGAAGAGATAACTGCTTGTGCATGTCGCAGTTCCTTAACCCCCTCTTTGGAAATCCTAGGTGCAGACTCACAATCAGTAGCCCCATAAAATCCAGACCCAATAAACTCCCACAAGGCCAGATCTGAGTTTCAATTGCAACTTCTTAAAACCACAGGTTCTCAAGCTATGGTTGTTGCAGAACAAGTCACCCTCAGGTGGGGATTTGGGTCCCTGAATCTGGGACTGAAAGGAGTAACTACAAGAGAGATTGAGTTCCCCCTGCTGAATCAGATCCAACGCCAGAAACAGAGTATGGAAGAGAGTAAAGAAGAAAGGAACAGAAGAACAAACCTGAGAAGGATATCCGAGACCTGAATCaagtgagagagaagaaggtgAGAAGAGATATCAGAGGGAAAAGGAGAAGAGCTCACACGACCAGGTATCGTACGTGTACCCATCTGGTACAACTCACATAAAATCCATTCATCAAATTTGGAATTACAACGATGATAACAAGTGGTatttaaagaagaaattaaatacTCCTAACCATTAACTGAaacaaaacaggactctaacttaGACTCTAAACTCCTAAATAGACTCTTAACACTTATTAGCCGATTAaactaaaacagaaaattacaagataaatttaaataataaatataattaaataaataaactataaCATCCAACTGAACTCAAGATAAATCCAAATAATAAatctaattaaataaataaactaaaacaTCCTCctgaacccaaaaacccaattgGGCCCAGTTCATTTCAGTCTAAATTGCTAAAAGAGTCAATCCAGTTCAGCCACGAATCTGCAACATTACCCACTGTGACCATGAAGTGCAGACTGCGGCTACCAAGAGTCAATCCGGTTCAGCCAAAGAATAACTCATACAACCCCCCCCCCGGGGCGCCCCAACGCCTTCGACTGCCTAGACACTGTGAAATCTATGGTTCTTCACCATGTTGCTGATATGAAGGATGATACAACAATTAGTTTGCAAGTCCGAATTGTCTAGTTTGTCTTAAGATTGCTTGAGGTCCTTTTGCCATGTCACGTTAGTAATTAGCTGATACAAGGATCAGGAAAGGATAAACGTGGTTTTCAGACAAAGAGAGAAGCCTTCATATGATCAAGTAAATGCACATCTCCATAGCTTCTTTATGGCATAAACACTCGTATTTTTTGACCTTTTGTGTTTTAGATTGATCAAATGTTGTGTTTTAGATTGATCAAATGAGTACATAAGCCCGGCACTAATCTGGTTATTCTGTGGAAAAGAAGTCCAACCATATCCAAGTTATGAATCTGAGACAGTAGAATTTTATCTGAAATAACATTTCCAAAGCACAAGGTCACCAACTAGATGaggaaaaaaatgtacaaaCCAGAAAAGCAACTTATTCTGTTCAACAACAAAGCCAATTAGTTAAAAACAGGGCTTCCAGTAATCTACAAACATGTAACTACTTATTAGATGTCAAGGTGATGCCTCCTTACTCTTGTATTATTTTTCATCTGATTAACTGTTTCAGTCTTTTTCCTATATATGCTTCCTGGCAGAGAAGTATATGATTGCAGAACATGGAGAATAAGATAGGCCATCCAACCAATGTATCCAAGTGTAACCATAGTCATCAGCATCAACCAGTCGTATGTTTGAAAATAATGAAGTCCTTCCACTGATAAACTTCTGAGATTCTGGGATAGCTTCATTGCACTTTCATAATCCCTACTAGATATAAGATCTTCAATCCGTTCTAAAACAGAGGAATAATTTTCCAACGGCTTGAAAGGCTTGAAATATAATGAATGTGATTGCTTTATATCTGATCTTGTCAAGAAAATAAACGGGAAACAACACAAGTCCCACCTTCAACCTTTAAATCAAAAGCAGTAAcggaagaaacaaaataaaataaaaaaaataaagttgagaGGGGAAATAAAGCACCTAATTGGGCCATGGGGCAACAGAATCAATGCCCACCCAGTCTCAGAAGAATGAAGGAAAAGAGTGTGCTCTCTAAACAACCTTAAAAATTAAAAGGGATTAAGACTGCCATCTCAATAATATAATGGATACGTGACTTGCGAAGGAATTGATTCAGAACTTGCTTTGTGTTAGCCAGCGTAGCTTCAACTTCATCTACCTGGATAAAGAAGGATAAGATCCAAATCACTTTCCGCACCACTTCATTTGATATGCAACCGAAAAAACAGCAAAAAATAGAGATGCCACTAAAAAttgcccccccaaaaaaaaagccatATCAACATGAACTGACCATTCTTAAGCCCAAAAAGTAATTGATAAAACGAACCTCACTCAAATTCATGTAATCCAGGGGCAAATTACCAACTGAGTTAACAGGACATGGCAACCCAAGAAGAGTCGACTGCCAGAAAATTTCAATGGTCATATCAGCACAATACAGTTCAACAGGAATAGGGTAAAATTAACTCTCTATTGAATAAGCTTGAAAAGAATCAAAATGGAGACAAAGAAATAGGAAACCATTAGTGGTGCAATATCAGCTTGGTTCACATCCACCCTTTCTAAGCCACTGAGACCCCACTCTGTAGGTGTCGGTGTGTCATGCATATGCTCATCAACAAAACGAAAACCATCATTAGGATGACTGTTGTGGACCATCTGTTTGGGACGCTTAACTCCTGCTCCCCAAGCTACAAGTGGAGTGTCAGTGTTTGTAGGATGCCCATCTCCATGACTACCTATCAGCAGAACCATTAACATGTCAGCTTCAAAAATACACAATAGGATGGCAATCTAgaaaacaataacaacaaccataaccttatcccaactaaatggggttggctacatggatccaatatggaaaaatgataaaaaacgCAACACAAGAgacttaaaatgaagagagaaaggagataagagaaaaaaataaagctgCAGTCCAAGACGCATCACCGGAACATCCCTACAAGGGGTCAGCTacacgggtccttgtcctccacaaaactctatccatgtagccaacccattgtaggggatgttcctacaAGGGGTCGGCTGGCAATCTAGAACTTTAAGGAAAATAAAGCGGCacagaaaaagtaaaaaacaacAGACATAGAAGTGTAGAAAATGAAACAGTCAACaataaagaaaggtaataaatacCAAGGTGTTCATATCCATATTAAGACAAAAATTCTGCAACTGATGTCTGGCCTTCTGTTAAATACAACCTGAATTTGGACCCAATGAACATTCTGCATCGCCACTATAGGAATGCTAGCACTACGAAAGGGTTCATATACAAACACCATGAATCCACCTGAACCTCTATACAAAGGCTTTGAAAAAcgttaaaattaaaatattaaaattttagagTCTCAAGTGCTCAAGTGCACAAGCACAGGCTGCTTTGTCGAGTTCCCCAAGAGAACCCGTCATAGTGTTAACCTTTCTCATCATAACTACATGCAGTACTACAGCTTCATTAATTATCTGAGTAATTTAACCACATATGTATGGAGCAGTCGTAGGCCACATTTAGCGTGGTATAAACATTTGCAGCAGAGGCCACTTAATGGGGTTTGCGTCCACCTAATGTTAGGTTTCAGAGGACCAACAGTTCACAGGATCACAGACTTAAAACACTATCCAGAATTCAAGAGAAAATAGATATCAATAAATCAGCAACTCAGATACGGACAAGAATCTGATCAAAGGTGTTATTTAGCTGAGAGAATACTATATAATCAAGATTCAATCCAAGGGTTGGATCACCAGCTACTGAAGAATCCTACTCACAGTAGAAAGCTTCAAGAACCATAAACTGATATCAGATTTGACAAAGATCAATCAGTATTTAATTATAAAAGAGATAACATACTATTGACAGTAAATACTCTACAGTCTGCAGATACACCAACATATGATTCTTTTCTGGCAAGAGATATGTTTCT
Protein-coding sequences here:
- the LOC122077260 gene encoding GPI ethanolamine phosphate transferase 1; the protein is MGAADGILGSRGVKEGKTVSLRRLLLKRKERWLVVLGVVLHAVYMLGIFDIYFKTPIVHGMDLVNPRFKPPAKRLVLIVADGLRADKFFEPDSEGQFRAPFLRSVIKGLGCWGVSHARPPTESRPGHVAIIAGFYEDPSAVTKGWKANPVEFDSVFNRSQHTFAFGSPDIIPIFCSALPHSSWNTYPHEFEDFATDASFLDEWSFEQLRSLLNRSKDDPELNRLLLLDNVVIFLHLLGCDSNGHAHRPYSSIYLNNVKVVDHIAERVYNLLEDFFKDNQTAYIFTADHGMSDKGSHGDGHPTNTDTPLVAWGAGVKRPKQMVHNSHPNDGFRFVDEHMHDTPTPTEWGLSGLERVDVNQADIAPLMSTLLGLPCPVNSVGNLPLDYMNLSEVDEVEATLANTKQVLNQFLRKSHIKQSHSLYFKPFKPLENYSSVLERIEDLISSRDYESAMKLSQNLRSLSVEGLHYFQTYDWLMLMTMVTLGYIGWMAYLILHVLQSYTSLPGSIYRKKTETVNQMKNNTRVYLYGYLLMGIISIVLFLEHSPPLYHAYVAMTVFLWTKILSERQFLRAVWRHLSGSKFSSTVKLLATSAVSISILEFLVHSFTERKLYTWCFLIFGVVSVVYLFHSLPGRSMIPLFAWIACWFLSIFTLMPAEIPDNTQLVTASGVMFILMGVASRWFDFGTQKNKYWLRILCCDKKNVGFPMVFHLQAFLVALSSVMVALSTAHRTENQELHTLHQLINWSIAGFSLVLPLFSSTGLVDRLTSIFLGFAPSFLLLSIGYEAVFYAALGLVLMAWILFECAVLYLSKEKLHSTSLQSAEDKSFLNHDERCLMLSDLRIPLIFMVLFNVAFFGTGNFASIASFEISSVYRFITVFSPFLMAALLIFKLFIPFMLVICTFSAITKLARVPRMGCYFLVILFSDVMTIHFFFKVRNTGSWMEIGNSISHFGIVSAQVVFVLLLFALTNIYTKDIEIGSRETSRKAM